The Diorhabda sublineata isolate icDioSubl1.1 chromosome 9, icDioSubl1.1, whole genome shotgun sequence nucleotide sequence catttacaaaatatttatgtttaaattaATAAGATAGCAATGCAgacaaaattattacaaatttagaTGAATGGTTGAAAGCGACGGCGTCAATTCCCGAGGTCGCGCATGCGTTAATTTCACGTCTGATATGTACGTGTGGGGCCCGAAAAAGGAGAACACAAAACAcaggaaatattttaaacttgCTGCTTATATCTTTtacgaaagttttttttctaacttgATTGATATTGCGTAGGCGCGATGCACTAAATATactattttatatgtaaatatgGGGTCAATAATAGTTCATATCTTAATTAGTTTATGCAAATAGACAGGTACTGcgcaaagaaaaacaaattacataACTTCGACTAAATGACAGACTTATCGAAAAGATCTATTTATTTTGCTAGTAGAATAACATTCACGTATTCCCATTCATAGTATCACTGcaaaacatcaaataattttatgaagttTTTACAAAGAGTACACTTAGTATTTTAATCAAGGAAAATATTGACATCTTTGTAACAGtttcaatattgataattattaaagcagttttcttatgtatttgtatatcatccaatattttttatagttttatttgttattaataattgtaaatCCCCACGCATAGCCTATAACTTTCTTATAAGAAATGAAAACTGTGATACGAGCTCATTGCAACTGTGTCCATATTTATACAGCGTATTtacgtcaaaataaaaaaattatgttttcatgCACAAACATTTCTATtagaataattttgttttaaaattgagtTTTGTGAGTAATTATAATGATCTGAGATTTTAAGAGAAATATATAGCTACCCGGCAAAATACATATTAGGAAtgaattggaaataatttcattatgcTAACCAAAATGACCTCAAAAAACATCGAAACttaaaaaagaatagaaaactCACCTGGGAATgcttaaaaagaaatttaagtTTTCAACAACCGATgtaaacagaaacattttttactaaaatcaaCACTGCGATGCTCTCGATGAACTTTTCTATAACTTTAACACATTTTATGGTTTATTTTCACCGATCAAGCAATGTTTTGCTAAATTATTACCGCATATTTAGGACAAATTCTATAACACTTTTCAAAAGAGACATCTAAACTAAATATGGCAGCCATATTCTGTACAAAACAAAGGAAATCTAGCTAGGAAACCTTCTTCGATGTTCAGAATTTGCATCCGTTTTCCGGTCTAAAGCTTTTAAAATGTACTCTAGGTGACGCTACATCATAAAAATTGACACATTTGACAATTGGCATGCTTATATTTTGCATTCTTTAACACAAAGTAAACAAAGATAGATTTAAGATGTATAATAAAAAGATGTATCTTATActccaattttatttatttcaacatttacaAAACAACTATTATGAAACGtgttataatttcattaagATCGAGGCTGAGCTGGTGGCCAAACCCACTGTGTAGGAGGAGCTTCTTTCAATAAAGGTTCCCAAGGTTTccaatttaacatttttcgggcaagtaataattcattttctgcTTGGACAATAACTTCTTCAATTTGACCACAacctatttgtttttcaattgtgtTAACATCAGTTGTAGACTTTAAAATTCTAGACCTTTCATTTATTACATCTTCTGTGTGCTTCCTATAAGCAGCAGTTTCAGGCATTTTTTGTAATGTTCTTAAAATCTTACTATATAAAATTCCTAATGTGTGATGAGGATTCTTTGCAACATTAAGGCCAGTTAGTCCTGTTGTTATCTTTGTAAATCCTGccataattttttggaatttactTTTCACGTAACTCGAACTACTTGCCAGAATTTTGACATGTGTCAACTGAATCTTCCTGATCTTTGCTACAAGCACAGAATATCAAAACCAAAGTTAATATTACAGACAAACCAGTCAATATACTTCTATACTTTCTCTatgatgaacattttttttaatagatatcCGTAACTTTAATAtccaaaaacttttatttgtatttttaccGCTTCCACgcaaatagataataaaaataatattcaaaataagcCAAATTAAGTAATTCTTCCAAACCGTGCACTTATCCGGacgatttaaaataaataattcgatagttgtcGTTTGTAGCCCGCCCTACATTTATGCGTATCCTTTTTGTAAGAGTAAAAATAGTAAAAGGAACATTTATCACTCTAGAAATCTCATAACATTCTTCATCTGTGTGAAAGTCTACTCACGCTGACGTTgatacaaaataagaaatagatATGAAGCTCTTTCtgtttgtatgaaataaatgaaaaacaaatttcaagtGATAAATAtctatacaataatttttattagtagaTTCCATATGAATAAATcattcaattgtaaaaaatttccatCCAACCAATCAAAACGTTGAATAAGAGATTCTCACGACCTCGATACTCAAAATTTCCAACATAATTCAGCATCATAAttagatattaaaatattttttagtaagAGTTCTCTAAATAATTTATGGCGTTTGTCCATACAGAACATATCTTGTTCAGTTGTTGTCCATTAGCTCCAATATATCTTGTAGAGTTAaccacagaacataccctaTTGGGAGTCAACTGTCATTATAGTTGCTCAAAATAATGCATAGGTTAATGCTATAacctgaagaaaaaaaaacgaagaaaaatgcTGAACTGTATGAAAACTcttgaaagaaattatttatcaaactttgaaaagaaaatatgctGTTGGTATTCAAATACAGTAGTAGAAGCAAAGGGCAAGTACCTAGTTATTGCATTCTGTACTCAAATTGtagtttaatatatattatgagCAACCTTGTTACAAACTAATgtgtgatatttttaattatttatgattaCTATCTAAATGTCCAATAGAAGTGAATATGTGGATTTGCAATACTAACTCAATTTTGTTTATAGACGAGTTTCGAGTACTTAATATAAGGAAATCTAAAGGGGCATTTCAAGAAAGAAAGCCGAAGAGAGTAATGCCTGTATTGCCTCCAAGGTTGGTGTAaacatttatatcaaattaaacattaaactCCTTATTGCTTTCagaacaaaacaaatgaaagtAGATCAAGATTGGGGAAGTGTTTGGCCAGGCCCAAGATCTTTTCATCCAGCCACAGTTCCGTTACCAGTTAGACAAGGTTATGTAGAAAAACGAGCTTCTCCTGATAAATTTGCAAATGCAGAGTTGATGAAAATTcctaattttcttcatttaacACCTCCTGTTATTGAGAGACAATGTAAAGCTTTAAAGAAATTTTGCACCAGCTGGCCAAAAGCTTTAGACAATGATGAAAACTGTGAAAAGCATTTTCCTTTTGAGTTTACATTTAGCGATTATTGTTATTCCTCCCCATCTATAAGAAATCCTTTAGCTCGAATAGTTACCATGAAGTTTAAATTGGAATCATTAAAATTGAATCGTAGAgcaaaagataaatttttaagaCTTGTTGGAGATAGGTACGATGAAGCAAGTGATACTGTAACTATAGTCACAGACAGATGTCCCCTTAGAAAGCAAAATTATGACTATGCATTATACCTAATTACTGCTCTGTACCACGAATCTTGGGtaagtgaatttttaatgaatatttcattatcataattttattttttgtagaatGTTGAACCTTGGGAACAGTTAAAATCAGAAGCTGATATGGAATGTTATGAATGGGATAAAAGCAAATCTAAAACCAACATTGAACAATTATTTAATACGACTTCTgataaaatagataatattGATATGTATGCAAATTCAGTAGATAGACTGATGAATGAAGGTTAGATTCTCTTATGGCATTTGAATGTATTTCTAGTAATTGATACCTATTATTCAGTTGTTGACACTCCATTAATTTACAAGTACCAATTATTgacaaaaactttattttttctttattacatgaatatatgaaattattaatgacttagtaataacaaaaataggCATTAAAGAATAGGTTTCAGGCTTCAAATATATCTGTCTCCTTTGAacaagtatatttttttctatcaccaataattttcaattctgGTTGTTCCAGTTTCTGAGTGCAATATGACTCTTAAGGTGTAGACAGCTACTACTCCAGCTGCATTTGA carries:
- the LOC130448854 gene encoding 28S ribosomal protein S35, mitochondrial translates to MLNCMKTLERNYLSNFEKKICCWYSNTVVEAKDEFRVLNIRKSKGAFQERKPKRVMPVLPPRTKQMKVDQDWGSVWPGPRSFHPATVPLPVRQGYVEKRASPDKFANAELMKIPNFLHLTPPVIERQCKALKKFCTSWPKALDNDENCEKHFPFEFTFSDYCYSSPSIRNPLARIVTMKFKLESLKLNRRAKDKFLRLVGDRYDEASDTVTIVTDRCPLRKQNYDYALYLITALYHESWNVEPWEQLKSEADMECYEWDKSKSKTNIEQLFNTTSDKIDNIDMYANSVDRLMNEGENEYTINKYGEAVRKILGLPSTVTCT
- the LOC130448855 gene encoding NADH dehydrogenase [ubiquinone] 1 alpha subcomplex subunit 5, whose protein sequence is MAGFTKITTGLTGLNVAKNPHHTLGILYSKILRTLQKMPETAAYRKHTEDVINERSRILKSTTDVNTIEKQIGCGQIEEVIVQAENELLLARKMLNWKPWEPLLKEAPPTQWVWPPAQPRS